Below is a window of Ignavibacteriales bacterium DNA.
TAAAATTTGAGTCAATTGGCTCAAAGAATCCAGTAAGAGCTATACCCGACATTTCAATATCACCGCCTCTTAATCTAACAAAATATCCTGGTGGATTTTGAGGAGTACCGCCTGACCCTGCTGGGTACAAGTAGATTATTGGTTTCGGACCAGCAGCGGCTCTCAATCTTAAAACTTGATTATTTTCAACATAGAAAATCTGTTGACAAATATATGGAAAACCACCACCAACAAGTTCATACACACGATCCGGTAAAAGACCTCCGGTTGCTGTTGTATCAGCAATAATCTGGGTCATAATTTCTGTACTTGGCTGGCCGTTAAACGGAACAAGTTGAAGCACATTTTGTCCAAAAGTAAATCCGGACAAAAAGATCATTACGAACATAGAAAGCACGATGTATTGTTTTTTAAACATAACATCTCCTTTGTTTAGTGAAAGAATTTAGTATTTAGAAATTTGAAACTATAGAAATTGGGAATAATCATAACTCAATTATTACACCCAAATCGCCAGTCAATCCATAATTTTGACTAGTGTTTGGTAGTACGTATTGGTTGACTTTGTTATCGATCTGATTTATATCTTTTAGATTTGTAAGATTATTAATGTTTAATAAAATTGTTAAATAGTCAGTTATTTTTTGTTTTAAAGCTAAATCTATTCGATTATACCCAGCTATTAAAACATCGCTTCTTCTACTAGGTGAAAAAGAAGAATAATAATCAGACTGATGGAAAAGGGATATTCTTCCAGAGAATCCACCAATATCATAACCCAAAGATATGTTTCCGAAGAATTTTGGTTGATTCTCTAATTGCTGCTTGTACTTAATAGCTCTTTCTTTATATTCAGGTAAAGGTGGAAATCCAGGAAGTACAATATAAGTCGTATCTATCGTTGATCCGATTAGTTGAGTTTCCGATTTTACTATCGAAGCATTGTAGCTTAAAACTATATATTGTAATAAACCTGGCAGAAAAGTAAAGTTAATCTGATGTTCTAATTCAAAACCCCACACTTTTGATGGATCTGTTGAATTATAAGGAACTGTTAATTGGTATGATGAATTACCATGCAATGATCTAGTCTCTAAACCAAGATCATCAAATATAATATTGCCACTAGTATTTATTTGATTCAACATATGGTACATATCTTTTATCTCTTTATAAAAAGCAGAGATAGATAATAATCCTATATCATTTCCATAAAAAGTTGTGTTTATTTCAAAATTCCAAGCTTTTGCGGTTTTTAATTTTGGATTGCCAACAATTAATTGTCTGTTTCCTCCAACTGCGGCTGGTCTCCACGCAAAATAGGTATTCAATCGCATGTTAAAATCAGGACGGGCAAGAGCTCTATATCCGGCGAGACGAATATTCATAAAGTCAGTAACCTTAATATTAAGATGAAAATTTGGTAAAACTATAGTTTCCGAATAAGTAGAACTAGTATCACGAATTGGAAGTGTAAGATACGGGAATCCGCCAGCCTGTACGTTTGAATACTTGTTTTGATAATCATTATTTTCTTGTTCTACTCTTACTCCCGAAATAAAAGTTATATTCTGACCAATTTTTAAAGTATTAGTAATGTATGTTGCAGCTACTGCCTCAGTTATATCATAGTAATATGCTGCATATGTTGGATCATTATTATATTCATTTGTTTGACCTGTCTGGTTAACTCCATATTTGTTTAATTCATACCATTGACGAAGTTTATCTCTATTAATAAGCGGGTATAAACTATACAGATCAAATAGGTTTCTAGATTGAGGTGTAGAATCAAGAAAGTCACTGAAAGGGGCGTTTATAAATAAAGGATTAGATAAGTATCGTTGGTAAAAAGCGTCAAATAAAGAACCACTCAAATTTTTTTGTCTAATCGTGCCATCAGGTAACCTTTCATATGGTTGCCACCCGCCCAAATAATAGTAAGAAGTAACTTGTGTTTGGTTGTTTGTTCTGCTTTTAGAAGTATACTTGCCACCCAACTTTAACTCGCCAGCAAATAAATCTCCAAGCACATAATTGTGGGACAAATTTAGAAAAGCAGTTTTATTTCTTTCTAGATTGTCCTGTGAAGTATAATAGGCCCCCGCAAGCGAGGCAGCTTGAAAATTATTATAAGCATAAGGGATTAACTGTTCCGGGTGATCTTTGATTTGTGGTGGTGAACGCATTCCTGAATTGGCTCCTGAATCGGAGGGTTCACTAAAATCTAATTGATAATCGTAAGGAAATTCTGAGGTAGATTGGGCTAGTGATAATCCCCAATTAATATTGATTCCTAAGAGATTATTATTTCCAGTTAACGCGCTACTAAAAGTTTCTAAATCTTGTTCCCTGTCTCGATACAGATAAGTTACACCACCTAGATATTGTGTTTCCCCACCACCGTTTGGATAATCTCTTTCAAAAGTAATATAATTTCTACTTGTGCTGTTATAGCTGCTATTTAACATTATATTTCCTTCGTCGGGTAATTCATAGTCTAAAATCAGATTTAAACCGTTTCTCTTTCTCAACTCATCAACAAATCTCAAATTAAAATTATTAATAAAATATGTTGTGTAGTTGTTTCCATTTTGATCATAATCAATGTCTGATATTTCGGTACTTCTAATTTTGTTTTCAATATTTCCATTTATCTGAACTCCCAACAAATCATCAAAAAATCTCTCGCCATATTTTAATGAAAAATCATACTGTTTTGCAGATTGCATTAAACCATTATAACCGCCTTTTAAAACTGACTTTAATTGTCTTTGTGATGGTGCTTTTTTAGTAACAAGATTTACACTTCCTGCAATAGCATCAGCATCTTTATCCGCAGTTAAAGCTTTAAATAATTCAATACCAGCCAACGAATTTTGAGAAACAGTACTCAAATCAATTCCCCTCCCTAAAGCATCAGTAGAAGGTACTCTAACGCCATCTATTGTTACCGTAACATATTTGTCACTTAACCCACGTAAAATTATTTTATTTGCTTCTCCTCCGGATCTTGTTACAGAGACACCAGGAAGTCTGCCTATTGTTTCTGCGGCATTGGCGTCAGGTAATTCCTGAATCTTTTCTTCTGAAACAACATTAATAATTGTATTTGAAGAAAGTTGTTGATTTATTGCAGAAATTTGTCCCATCATTTGACCAGTCACCACAACTTCTTCACCAACCAAGACATCCAATGATAATGGGATATTAAGTTCCGTTGCTACATCCTCTTTAATGGTTACTGGAATTTCTTTTGCCTTATAGCCTATATAAGAAATCTTCACAGTATAATCGCCGGCTGGTACAGTTTTGATTATATACTTACCTTCAATATTTGTAGCGGATCCTATAGATGTACCAACTAGGAATACATTTGCACCAATCAATTCATTATTAGTCAGGGAATCGGTCACAACTCCTTTAATAGAGCCCTGGGAGAAAAGTTGTGATAGACTAATTAAGAATATCAGAGTTGTAAATTTTAAGTAGTAAAATAATTTCATTCTGCCTCTCCTTTGGTGTAATGAAATAGTTTAGAAGGGATTTATTTATGGTCTGAACACAGCTTCGCCACTTGAGTCACATAATGGTTTACTTTAACGATAAAGTAAACGAAAAAGCACATCTGAAAAAAAAGCAAAATATTTCACATTGTCAAGAAAAATATTTTGATAGAATCATTTTTTTTTGATTTTATAAGAATTTTGGTCAAAATTAAACTATTTTTTTAGGAAATCAACAATGAAATTTACTGTAGGTTTAAACCAGGGATCAAATAACCAGAAAGTATGGGGTGTATAGTGCAAAGTCTCAATTTTAAAATTTATCTTGTATTTTTCAAATAGAACAACCGCGGAATCTCTTCCAGCGTGGAATCTGTCCGATGCACTGTTAATGAAAAAAAACTCTGGACTGTTTTCAGAAACATAACTTAATGGCGAGGCTTCAATCCAAAGTGAAGGATTTTCTTTATATGTTTGGCCAAACCACAGTTTTCCAACAGACGGAAACAACTCGGAAGTATCCTTACCACTCTCTGCAGGATGTGTAAAATCTAGAATACCATCTAGATCAATAACTTTTTGAACTTTAGAAGATATTTTCGGTAAGTATTCATTCGGTTCAAATTTGGAAAGATTAACAGTAACACCACACAATGCCGCCAAATGTCCGCCTGATGAACATCCTAACAACGTTACTTTTGAGGAATCGGCATTATATCTTTCTGCATTTTTCTTTAGCCATTTTATTGCACTTTTAATATCAAGCACTGCTGCCGGATATTTTGCTTCGGGAGACAGACGGTATTCTATAGAAGCGCATAAAAATCCTTTAGCGGCTATTTCATTTGCTAAAGGATGCTGAAATGATTTGTTACCTGATCGCCAACCTCCTCCGTGAATAAAAACAACAATGGGAATTGGTTTTTCTGATGAGTCAGGAATAAATAAATCGAGTTTAAGATTTCTTTTCCCTATTAACTTATAAACTAAATTATTTTCTTCTTTTACATTTGACTTAATACTTTTCCTGGCGATTTTAATAAAAGGAAAGTTCTTTAGCTCTTTTTGATAATAGCCATAAACCGTGTAAGAAGAATCCTTTGGAATTCCTTCATCAGATAAATAGGATTGTGGAAATACTAAAAGTGTACAGAGAAGGAATTCAGTCAAAAATTTACTTTTCATTTATTGTTTCCAACCATTTAGGATATTTATCTAAAGCAACTTGCGGATCATAAACATACCAAGCATAACCGATTCTTCGTTCCCTCTCAACTTCAGAGAATGAATAAACAATTATTCCATCTCTGTTACAAAAAATTGGAATGTGAGTTTCAAGACTGTAGTATCTGGTCCAAATTGGTTTTGCATTTTGATCATCTATCAATATTCTATCATCGTTGGAATTCCGATATTGATACTCGGTATGAGGAGCTTTTATTGTCTGGACTCTTCTTCCAAATATTTTTGATGCTTCAAACCATTTTACCGCTGATTTTATTGATTTAATAATTCTAGCATTTGGATTTTGTAACGTCATTAGAAATTCAACTATCTCAGAACTTTCGCCATTACAAATAGCAGCTGGCTCAAACGTTCTTGCATCTTCAGGTAAGAGAGTTATATTATTATGCTGCTGGCACCAAACTAATAATGAATCGGATTCTTTTATTTGTGAGTCTAATATGCATTCAATTCCTTTGTTGAAAGATGTTTTAACTTTATTATAAATATCAGAATCAACTAAAATATAATCGCTTTCTTTATTCACAATTCGCTTTAATAATTTCATTACTCCCATCATTGCACCATCATTAAATGTAATATATTTACGATAGCCACTAGTATCAGGATAAAATTGCGGCCAACCACCATTATCATACTGTGCTGATAAAATAAACTTTATTCCATCAATAAAAGCCGTTTTATATTTTTCCTTTTTGGTAAAACTAAATGCTTTTGCTAAATAGTTGAGCTGAGAATATGTAGCAGAGTTATCAAAACAAGTATTAAAAAGATTTTTTGATTGAATGACTGAAGATTCCTGTTCACTTGTTAAAATCGCTTGCATATCATAGTTCTTTGGCCACCCACCATTGCGTTTTTGATAAAGTAAAATGTTATCTGCAATCTTTTCAAATTCATTGGCTGAGTATTTTTTTTGATTTCCCAAGGGTTCAATGATTTTATCTGTGTCTTTTATATCATACCAATGATGAGCACTATTTAGAAATTCTGTCGTGTCGATATATGAAATTTGATTAAAGTCGGAATTGGTCTGTGCTGAACAATCAATGAACATCAATGAAGAGAGCAAAAAATAAATGATTTAATACATTTTTTCATTAGGCTGTGTTTCATATTTTTTTAGACAGAATAGATAAAAGAATAATTCGTTAATTTATGTTTTCATATTTTTTAATAACTAAATATTTTAATTCAGTATCACCAACATTCTTTATACCATGCTCAATATTTCTGGGACAATAAAAGGCTGAATATTGTTTACCCACAGTCATTTTTCCATCAAGATAAAATTCTGCTGTTCCCTCAAGGACGAAGAAAAATTCATCTTCTGAATGTGTATGAGGAGTATGCGTGGCTGAGTGTGGCGCCACAACACTCATTTTAAGAGTTCTTCCATCAATAAAATCTTTATTAAAAAACCAATATTGATATCCAACACTTGTACCTAGGGTATCCTCAAAATTAAATTCATTTACACACTCATCAATCGTCCAATGTTTTTTCTGATCTGATGAATCATTGCTTTCTTGTGCTAATGTGTTTGATGAGATCAGAATGCACAAAGAAATAAAAAACGTTTGGAACCTACAAACGGATATGGTCGAAATATTTTGTTTACTAATAATCATTTTTATATCCTATTAATCATCATTGATAATTAAGTATGCACCTTTAAAATCCTGATTTCTTACTTCGATGGTAGCTTTATCAAAACCTAAAGGTTTAAATTCAATTTGTACTTTACCATTTGCAGCTTCAATAGTTGAGCTCCCGGTAGGTGTTCCCATATTCTCAATCAAGTTTCCGGAACCACTTACTGAAAAATATATTCGCTTATTATAATCAAGACATCTTGATCCATTTTTATCAACAACCACAGCTTCAATTAGATAATTTCCGCTTTGCATTTTCATCCCGGTCACTTTTATCTCTTGGGGAATTTCTTGCTTCTTGAATGAATAATTTATTACAAGTGTATCTATTGCCACTTTTTTCTCATTATTATAACCAACTGCAACCAATTGATTTTTACCTTCAATAAAATTTACTTGCCAGGAAAGACCCGAGGCCGGGTATAAATTGATATCTTTTTCTTTTTTACTTATTAATAATTGATTAAGAAATAATTCCACTTTATCACAATTACTAAATACATTTACTTCACGTGATTTGTTCTGGGGTCCGCTTCTATCAGTCCAACTCTTAGATTCGATATAACAAAATGGATCATTGGTATTCCAGTAACTTTTAAATACATAAAAAGCATCCTTTGGATTTCCTGAACGATCAACAAGACCTTTTTGATTCATATAAGGTATTGCATTTTCCGGTCGTAGTGGCGTTCCGAAATCTTTAAATGCCCATTGAACATTGCCTGTGAATGACTTTGATAATTCTGAATATCTTAAATGCCAATCAAATAAATCCACAATGTAGTTTTCACTCCAATCTCCCATTGAGGCAATGTTATCTATTTTTACCTGGTTAGGTCTTTCTTCCCACTCGTTGGGATTCAAAACTCCTTCTCCATCAATTGGTTCCTCGTCATGTCTACCGACATGACTTGATCCGCCGTATTCAACATGAAGCATTTTAGGATATTTTTTTTGAGCATCTTCAATTGCTTGTGAATAATTTGTATATACACCAGAATACCAGCCAGACCAAACTGAAGGTGAAAACACGTCAACTATATCTGCTCCTTCATAATATTTACGAAGTCCGGTTAGCCGTGATGGATCTAAATCGTGTGCAATCTGATTTAGTTCTTTAAGGAAAAATCTAATCGAATCATTATTATCACCAGAAGGAAAATCGGGAATCCAATAGATTTCATTACCGAGTGACCAGATAATAATGCTTGAATGATTAAAGTTTTGTTCTATCATTTCAGTTAGCAATCTTTTTGAATTGGATTTCCATTCATCCCCACCTACTCCGCCTCTGCACCAAGGTAGTTCATCCCACGCAAGCAGACCAAGTTCATCACATAACT
It encodes the following:
- a CDS encoding TonB-dependent receptor, translated to MKLFYYLKFTTLIFLISLSQLFSQGSIKGVVTDSLTNNELIGANVFLVGTSIGSATNIEGKYIIKTVPAGDYTVKISYIGYKAKEIPVTIKEDVATELNIPLSLDVLVGEEVVVTGQMMGQISAINQQLSSNTIINVVSEEKIQELPDANAAETIGRLPGVSVTRSGGEANKIILRGLSDKYVTVTIDGVRVPSTDALGRGIDLSTVSQNSLAGIELFKALTADKDADAIAGSVNLVTKKAPSQRQLKSVLKGGYNGLMQSAKQYDFSLKYGERFFDDLLGVQINGNIENKIRSTEISDIDYDQNGNNYTTYFINNFNLRFVDELRKRNGLNLILDYELPDEGNIMLNSSYNSTSRNYITFERDYPNGGGETQYLGGVTYLYRDREQDLETFSSALTGNNNLLGININWGLSLAQSTSEFPYDYQLDFSEPSDSGANSGMRSPPQIKDHPEQLIPYAYNNFQAASLAGAYYTSQDNLERNKTAFLNLSHNYVLGDLFAGELKLGGKYTSKSRTNNQTQVTSYYYLGGWQPYERLPDGTIRQKNLSGSLFDAFYQRYLSNPLFINAPFSDFLDSTPQSRNLFDLYSLYPLINRDKLRQWYELNKYGVNQTGQTNEYNNDPTYAAYYYDITEAVAATYITNTLKIGQNITFISGVRVEQENNDYQNKYSNVQAGGFPYLTLPIRDTSSTYSETIVLPNFHLNIKVTDFMNIRLAGYRALARPDFNMRLNTYFAWRPAAVGGNRQLIVGNPKLKTAKAWNFEINTTFYGNDIGLLSISAFYKEIKDMYHMLNQINTSGNIIFDDLGLETRSLHGNSSYQLTVPYNSTDPSKVWGFELEHQINFTFLPGLLQYIVLSYNASIVKSETQLIGSTIDTTYIVLPGFPPLPEYKERAIKYKQQLENQPKFFGNISLGYDIGGFSGRISLFHQSDYYSSFSPSRRSDVLIAGYNRIDLALKQKITDYLTILLNINNLTNLKDINQIDNKVNQYVLPNTSQNYGLTGDLGVIIEL
- a CDS encoding alpha/beta hydrolase, which produces MKSKFLTEFLLCTLLVFPQSYLSDEGIPKDSSYTVYGYYQKELKNFPFIKIARKSIKSNVKEENNLVYKLIGKRNLKLDLFIPDSSEKPIPIVVFIHGGGWRSGNKSFQHPLANEIAAKGFLCASIEYRLSPEAKYPAAVLDIKSAIKWLKKNAERYNADSSKVTLLGCSSGGHLAALCGVTVNLSKFEPNEYLPKISSKVQKVIDLDGILDFTHPAESGKDTSELFPSVGKLWFGQTYKENPSLWIEASPLSYVSENSPEFFFINSASDRFHAGRDSAVVLFEKYKINFKIETLHYTPHTFWLFDPWFKPTVNFIVDFLKK
- the pelA gene encoding pectate lyase → MFIDCSAQTNSDFNQISYIDTTEFLNSAHHWYDIKDTDKIIEPLGNQKKYSANEFEKIADNILLYQKRNGGWPKNYDMQAILTSEQESSVIQSKNLFNTCFDNSATYSQLNYLAKAFSFTKKEKYKTAFIDGIKFILSAQYDNGGWPQFYPDTSGYRKYITFNDGAMMGVMKLLKRIVNKESDYILVDSDIYNKVKTSFNKGIECILDSQIKESDSLLVWCQQHNNITLLPEDARTFEPAAICNGESSEIVEFLMTLQNPNARIIKSIKSAVKWFEASKIFGRRVQTIKAPHTEYQYRNSNDDRILIDDQNAKPIWTRYYSLETHIPIFCNRDGIIVYSFSEVERERRIGYAWYVYDPQVALDKYPKWLETINEK
- a CDS encoding cupin domain-containing protein, whose amino-acid sequence is MIISKQNISTISVCRFQTFFISLCILISSNTLAQESNDSSDQKKHWTIDECVNEFNFEDTLGTSVGYQYWFFNKDFIDGRTLKMSVVAPHSATHTPHTHSEDEFFFVLEGTAEFYLDGKMTVGKQYSAFYCPRNIEHGIKNVGDTELKYLVIKKYENIN